From the Drosophila sechellia strain sech25 chromosome X, ASM438219v1, whole genome shotgun sequence genome, the window AATCCCCCCCCAAAATCTTATAGTTAGACAAGTTGGAGTCCTCATTTAGATGGCTAGTCATCAAATTAACACCGTGCTAATTGCTCTAAATGGATTGTTCCACAGGCACTTACCTCGATGACGGCCACAAATACGGCGGTCTCCTCACAACAGCTATTACCATCGGTGCGGGATAGTCTTCAGGAACCACCGTTGCTAGGGTAAGTATTAAAGTCTTAAGACAACACTACCACAGAGGTTCAAAAAGAGTTTGTTAAGTCTTAAAGATATCCTCGACTCTCATCCTTAACCTCATGTTTTTTTTCTGATTATCGAACAGGGTTTCTCAAGTGAGACTTCCCCTCCAGACGCCTCCTCACTCGGCGCAGGCCAGTCAACGGAACTCGATGTCCGCCCAAGGAACGATTAGTTCCCGCCAACCGAGCCCGATGAATTCACCAGCCCTCAATCCATTCGTTTATGGAACGGATGTGGATTCCGTGGACGTGGCCACGCGGGTGGCGATGGTGCGATTTTTCAATGCTCAAAATACATTGGCTAATTTCGCTGAGCACACGCGCACTTTGCGGCTATATCCACGTCCAGTGGTGGCATTCCAGATCAATAGTTTCCTACGATCCCGACCAAGAGCCTCGCAGTTCCTGAATCAATTTGCCAGGACTCAGGCCGTAGAGTTCCTGGCCGAATGGTCACTAACGCCCACGAATGTGGCGTTCCTTCGAGTGCAGACTGGCGTTATGGATCCCATGCAGGTGGGCGATAAGCCCAAGTGGTTCGCCCACGCTCTGACCCCCATCCGATTTTCGGTGTGGGACGATGGCAGCTCACTGAATGGAGCCCTACGATCGCTGAAACAACTCGAGTGCCAGCCGACGGACGAGAGTGGTTCGGACTCAGAGGGAGCGGATAGTAGTAGCTCTTCGTACAGCTCACTCAGTGATTTTGTCTCGGAAATGGCTTCCTCCGATCTTTCGCCCAGCCTGCATGATGTCTTTGGGTCTTACAATCGGCCACATGTTGTTCCTCAGACTCTCTCCTCGAATTTGGATCCGGCCTTGGTCTATCATCCGCCCAGCAAGCTGCAGTATCCCGAAGGCATTGCCGATGCGGTGGCCAGCaaagaggaggaggatgaggagcgTGCCGATAGCCCTGTGTCCTCGTCCTCCAGTCGCTCGGATCTGAGTTCGCCCAGCTTCAATCGCGATTCGGAGTTTGATTTCCAGCCGAAGGGCGGACAAACTCTGGGATCGACTACAGTTGGCAGTGGAGCGGCTGCACCCAGTTTCGAGTTGGCCACTCCGTTGGCCATGCGACTGGAGGCCACCATTAAGATGGCAAGCATTGAACAGGAATCTGACACGGTATCCACGGCGACGGCCAAGACCATAGCCGCCGGTTCGAAATTACAAAGACATCCCAGCGACTCCGAGTCGCGACCTGAAAAAAAGATTCCGGTAAGTAAAGGTTTATTGAATCTTTAGGGTAGCTGATTTATTTCTCAATAATGTTACCTAATCATTAGCCACCACTTACGCCACCGGTGAAGCAGCCTGGAGTAAGCAATATCCTGGCCCGAACTGGTAGTTccggctccagctccagcagTCCTGGACGTCAGAGTTCCCAGAGCTCCCTATTCGAGAACTTTGCCTCCCATGCCAAGGAACTGGTGCGCGAAACAACGCGTCAGAGCAGCCAGGAGGGTCTACTGGCCCATGTGGATAAGGTGAGTAAAATTAAGGTTCATTCTATGGGCTGGTTCTTTAACTAGATGTGCTGTTGTACTATGATCGTTGATCTGATTTTCTTGCCTTTCTTTCCGTCCGTAAACGTGATTATTATTTGGACTTTTCtcctttatttgttttattaattttaatgggTTATTTGCGTTGGTTAATTGAACCTGACATAAATGTACCGTACTGTAGCATGCGCTGGACGAAGATCTTGACGACAAAATGCGTCATACCTTCGAAAAGGTTGGTACTCCCGCCGCACTGTCCCATCCCATCCAGAATCGATCCCACCACGCTTTCATGAACATTGCCTTAATCTTATACCATTTCTCTATTCATCACATTGCAcaccacatacacacacacatcattAATTGAACAAAGTGAGTCTGGTCATGGCCTACTATCAATAAGGTTACAGTATATTATACCCATATATACACGCGCTACTCATTTCTCTAGACACTATTTTAGGCTATTCATACAAGTAcatagaatatttttttaaatgtttatccAAACAGTAACATGTTTTTTTATCATTCAAATGCACCCACACTTCCAACAAGAACTGAGACTAAATCCCTCCTTGAAGCATCCTGACACCCATATCCTCACCACACCTTTCCGCAGATTTGTAATTCCCCCATGGGATTCGTAGTGCCATTGTAGATTGCTTCAAACTAGACCTCAATCCGGTATCACTTGGGGTTGAGGGACTCAAGCTTTGATTGTTAGCACCACTTAGGCGATTGTGTAGTCTTGGAATACCAACCAATTTAGGTCTTGATTACTAATACGTATTCGATTTCGGATTCATAGTTTACGCTGCACGCAAAGAAGGCAGCTGGAGAGGCTTCGAAGCAGGCCCTGGAAGTGTCCAAACAGGCGGCTGGGGTGAGCAAGAATACCCTCGAAGATCTCACATATGTGGGCAAATCGACGCTGGGCGATCTTACCAAAACGGCCAAGGAGGCTGCCACCAAGAAGGGCATCATTAAGATTGAGGAGCATACGGCGGGTGGTGCTGGACCACCGCCAAAGTCACCCGGTTCCCAGCTGGCGACACACAAACAGGTGCAGCAATCGGGCGGCCAGGGTGGCAACAACTTCTTCTCCGCGATTGGGACGGATTTCAATGGGCTAGcctcatccacatccactaTGTTTTCGGGCATGTTTGGTAAAAGTAAGTTACATTTAAAGATGTTCTAAAAGGAATTTCTGATCAAGAATTCTCTTCTTCCAGAGAGCCAACAAAAGCAGGTTCCTGTACAGCAAAAGCAACCTAACGTTTCCGCTGGGAAGGCCAAGTCTGGCATTAACTTCGATCCATTTCCTGGTCGCAAGGGACTCGTGGAGCGGACGCCGTTAATCAAGCATTCGGGTCCTAGGCAAACACAAGAGGAGCTGACCCGCCAGCAAAACCAGGAGCGTTCGCACAGTAATGCTGAGAATCAGACCTTCCTCAAGGATGTGACCAATCAGGTGCTCGCTGGAGAGGGAGTCGGTTGGCTGAAGCTCAATCGGTTTAAGAAACTAATGGAGGACGAGTCCTATCGCACACTGGTGCTCAGCAAGCTCAATAAGACGCTGGACAAGAAGATTGCCCCAGATGATCATATTGACGATGTGGTAAgcttaaaatatttggtatattGAAGTTCCAGGGTAACCCCATCGTTTATCCCTCAAGTGCGTGACGAAGCCCGTGTGGAAGGGTATGCTGAAGTGCATCCAGGCCATAGCCGGCGGGTTGGACGTGACCTTTGCGAATTTCGGCCTGGGCGGTATGGCTTCTGTGTTCCAGTTGATGGAGGTAGCCCACACGCATTATTGGAGCAAGGAGATCAACGAGGGCAGCGACATGTCCTCCAGCCTGCTCTCCAGTCACGCCGCCAGTCCCATGGGCAGTAGAGAGAACCTGCGATCGCCTAGCTCGCCAAATGGCTCCCACTCGGCATTGGGCAGTGAATGGGCATCGCCGCAGGAATCACGAAAGAGTTCCACTCAATTGGCACACGGTGGACCGGGTGGTTCGCATTCGGGAGCACCGATCAACCGACGATTGTCGTCGGCGGACAGCCAGGATGGTCAGTCCACCACGGAGATGTTCAAGGACATGCTGTCGCAGAAAAGAAGTGCCTTGAAGAACATGCTCACCTCCTTCGATTCAGATGTAAGTTGTGTTGCTCGATGTAGTTCCTTGAGATATGAATAGCCCACTCAGACATTTATAGCCGCCCATTCCATCAATGCCAATTGTACTCAGCTTGTCAAACCAATCCTGTATTTCGCTcagtgtgtatatatatatatatatatcgtatCGTAGACTCGCCTATCAGCATTTCAGTAAATAGCTAAATCAGTACCAATTAGCATATATCAGTATCCACCAGTATGTAacatatacatgtatgtatgtcaCATAGCGAGTGTCAATCGATGTAGTCTGCCGATCCTCCCACCGTAACCTCTCAACCGTATCTATATATTCGTAACCGCCACCCGTTCCGCCTACATCCCGTATCGTTACCGTCCAACCGATATACCCGATTGTAGAGTACTCTAACACTCATAGTGTGTAATCCGTAGGCTGCTGGCTCCACGGGTGCGCTTTCCGTTGTCAGCTTGGGCGTCCGCTTGCCCTCCAGCTGCCGATCCACGGTTTCTGACACCGAGTACGAAAATGTAAGTACACCAGAGGGTCAAAAATACGGCAAGTTATCCATTGAATTTTTTGGAGAAAAATGAATATTCTGAAGTTGgcacaaaaacagaaacctCTTTAAACCGAAAGAGAAATCTGAGTGCCATTAAAATCTTCATTCGGGAAATCATTCTAAAACCTCCGCAACAACCTTTCCAAATAAATTAGTTGTCTACCATTTCCTGTAACAAGCTTTGGGTAGACATTTTAAACTTAAGAGTCCTTATCCTCGTTTGTCCTAAATCTGGTCCGAAATCAAAATTTCCGACCAAATCTAAACCGAAATTCATTTTGCAGACAACCACGTCGAAGGATTCCAAAAAGAGCTCTGGAAATCTATGGTCGGGCAAGTCAACGCTAAGTGCCGGATTTCGTTATACTGGAGGACACCTGATCAACACGTCATCTTCTCCCTCGCCGGACAGTCCGCGGGTTTATCTCTTCGAAGGGTTGCTGGGCAAGGATCGCCTTAATCTTTGGAACCAAATGCAATTCTGGGAGGATGCCTTCCTCGACGCTGTTAGTCAAGAGCGTGATATGATCGGCATGGATCAGGTGAGTGTTTGTTTGGCAACGGTGGCCTTCATTCCATTAATACTTCGATTATTTCACAGGGTCCTATTGAAATGATGGAGCGCTACAAATCACTAAGTGAATCGGAGCGCAAGCGTCTTGAACACGACGAGGATCGTTTGCTATCCACAATGCTCTACAACCTGACGGCCATCCTGGTGATGCTGAATGTCGCCAAAGACGAGATCCGACGCAAGATTCGTCGCCTTCTTGGAAAGAGTCATATTGGCTTGGTGTATTCCCAAGAGGTACACAATGTCGTCGATCAGATAAACAATCTGGTAGGTTATAGAGTTAAGAAGGcctgatttatatgttttgTAAAATACACTTTCTTGTTGCAGAACGGAAATGACATTGATCTAAAGCCCCTGGGTTCACGATTGCTGCACCGCCAGAGCTTCACCGTCCACCAGGGCACGGATGTGAATGGACCACTACGATTCATGGAGGTGCGGGACGATGGTCTGGTACTGCGATCAGTGGATGGCACCATTGTGGAGCGCTGGTGGTACGAGCGGCTGGTCAACATGACCTATTCACCCAAGACCAAGCTGCTCTGCCTGTGGCGCCGCAATGGCGGTCAGACGCAATTGCACAAATACTACACACGAAAGGTGAGTGTTTTTAGTTGGTCAAGTAAAGATATAGCCCATCATAGCAACGAATACTCTTTTCCCGTACAGTGCAAGGAGCTGTATAATTGCATCAAGGAGGCAATGGAGCGGGGCGGCACGCCCACCAATGTGCCCGAGCTGGGCGGCGAGTTTCCCGTTCAGGACATGAACACAGGCGAGGGCGGCCTGCTGCAGGTGTGCCTCGAGGGTGTCGGTTTGTTGTTCTCCAACAGCAAGGTGAGTGCCAGAGATATATAGACTtgccaaaaatcaaattcCCCACCAACACTTGGCATACACAAAACATTGTAACACACCCAAAACTTATACACAACCAACCAGCTTCATCTCCGAATGCCTCAAACTACTAGTATTCGTTTTTTTTGTACACCACTCCTCATCAAGCAACGCATATATTTCCCAATACGAATCCCTCAAACCAGATCCATATATAATTGAGTACAGATACACTGTAAGCTTATGATAAACTTAATTAATCCGAAGCATAAATGAAAGACcttgatatttttatttcgctgTTTGGGTCACCAAATTGGGTGTTGATCTGGGTCAACCAATATCATACCAATGGAACACCAGACCCCAAAAATGACGGGATTTACATACAGATTGAAGAAAAAAGATATTTACGCCTCAATTGGATTACCCAATATAACGCCACAAATGGTGTTCACCTGGGTCACCTAAATAATCCAGAGTTAAACTAGGACTATACTCGTACAAATTCGCGTCTATCTGTCCAGATATCGATACATACTCCCACTGCCTTCGTTTccgtgttttgttttcagtcgttacgtttcatttcgtttcggttTGGTTCAGTTTTCATTTCCGTCTAGCTTTCTTTGGTTTCTTTTCCTTACGATGTATAAGTTCGATCAATTACCAATAATTTTCttcttgtgtgtgtgtgtatcgaCTGCATCAAGATCAAGGGCCCTCTCAATATACATCtctatgtataaatatatatatcaaatatGTTCGTTTTCAGTTCATGCCTTTCTGATATGTCTAACCTAATACTAATTTGAATGAACAACCGAAACAGATTATAGAAGACTTGTGTAGGTCCGCCCAGTCTgctttgaaaataataataaaaaatatgctataaCCGAAACTGAATGTGAGAATATATGTTAACCTCTATATTCCTGGCCAAGAAGGTCTGGATATCGGACTTTATCGACGACTGAGTCGATTCTTGTCGGGTCTTTTCATTTGTTAGCAATAACCGGAACCCCGTCTCCACCTATCCAACTACCCAAGCTAAACCCAACTACGTATTATATTTTACCgatctctctctgtctctctttATCTATCTATCTCGCTCTAACTCTTTCTCTTTTGTTCattggctttggttttggcattttattttgactcgCCTTCTTATATATCTACTTATATTATTCCTAAGTCATTATATAATccacaaaaaattgaaaaatcaatCGAATCTTTTATCTTATCCAATTTCTAATCGATCAAGTGAAAGTATATatgaacaaataaatatatatatatgcagaAAAATCCATCTATATCATACCCATATATTGTGCTAGTGAATGTACTGAATGCTGTATTCATTATACtctctattttatttattacctAACCGATTCAATGATAACGCCATCAAAACCAAtagcaaaagaaaaataaaaaatcccAATTCTCCTTTTCATTCTTTTCGATTACGATTGTCATTCTAACGATCCTTACGTTTGGTTACTTATACTCACCGTTTGATATGTTAATATTGTCATCTTTATCTCATTTTGATTGTCTTTATTATCGATTACTCAGATTACAAATTTACCGATTTACGATTACCGACTAGTATCGTTCCTAAGAGTACTGTACTTCatagaaaacaaaaacgatatttgtatgtatgtacccTCGAAGCACCCACGACTAAAGTGTTCCTCATATCCACATAAAAATCGATTTACCTTAAGAAAAACTTAAACTACAAGAAATTATTAAGTAACATTTAAACCTTTGCCTCGAATATTTCGAATAGGTCCCTCGAACGTTATTGGAGTCTATTCAATTTCGTATGTCCCTTGTTCATTACTTTGGCAAAGTGATTTGTTTTcctgtatatatatagaataccCTCAATTCTTTGATACGGGAAAAAACAATTGTAGCACAAGGGTCTAATTGATTCTGGGTTAAAACTAAGGtatattgttgtttatttattttatattttccttatttatttatgttaacCTTTTGGAGCTCGctattgaaaacaaaaataataaatctatatatattcatatatatgtatgacaTAGAAAAGCAATGCatcgaaaaaaaatatggcaaaTTGTTTagcaagaaacaaaaatattctaaGCTGGTAACTTTTGAGATGGTCCTTGTGCAAAATCCTCTAAAGTGCTTTGTTTTTTCGTTTTGAGTTCGATTTGGttggttttaatttgtttttttggtttccTGTCTCTAAGTTTGCTATTTCTATTGACATATGTgcgtatatacatatataaataacttcctttttatatataaatatatatatatatctgtctCTGTCTATCTTTCTTCTAAATCTAAATCTTTCTCTTTTCCGTGTTATATATGCGATATATAAGAAGTCTACGTGAGCTCAGAATTTTCTGTCTTACGCAATTTTCGGTTCCATTGTTCCATTTCAATTCGATTGCGTTCTTACATTCAGTTTTAATTTATGGTAGTGATTTCATGCCAAATTGTTTCTTAAGTATGATAACTAAAACCAACAAGTACAAACAGCAAAAGTAATATAAGCTATAGTAGACATTTCCTACCCCATGATATCTCCACATTTACCGTTGTAAAGCCGATAGACAATATCGATACCGATACCGATaccaaaaccgaaaccgaaaatcCTCAAAAAATAATGTCCCACCGTCTTTAAGCAAACGACTCTAacataacaacaacagcaacaacaaccacattTCATATCGTTTCTATTTAGTCTACctacaaaaaatcaaaatatatacaaaaataatacaaaattcgccagcaatttggaaatttgaacagaaaataaaatgaaacaaaaatatttgaatgaaCAGTTTAAAAAACAGTTTTCTCAACTTTcctttttataattttctttgttgtttgtttgatATTCTCTGTCGAACGCGGAACGCTGCACCGTTGCTCGCTCTCCCTCCTTTGTGGACCAACCAAAAATCACGTTCCGTATTCGGAACGtaccgatccgatccgaaaCCAAACTGAACCGAATTGAATTGTATTATTCCAATGATTGGTCTACTTTTCAAAcgataacaaaaacaaaacccaaaaaacaaatcaaaaatcgAAATATAATCAAAAATCTATGATAAAACGATCTGAAAATGTCTGAAAAAACGATAAAGGATTTCGAGGTATTGCAATGAACCAATTTCTTGTTATATTTGAACTTAAATTTATAAGCAACTATTGTTCTTTAAATGCCCTGCTGTCCACCACCCACCCAATCCCTGAACCCATCCTCTTTTTCCCACCTCAACCACCCACTGAATTAACCTGCCCTTTTATatgaaaacaaagaaaaatagtaaatatatattttagtttgCGTTGCCCTTTAGTTTTAACTTGGACTCTTTTGCGTTCATAACACTTTGTTTTATCCTTCACTTTCACTCACCCAATAAAggtaaaaaccaaaaaagtaTACAAAATAATCTGATATGGCATTAaacagttaaaaaaaaaacaaaaaccaaaaatttgtaGTTGATATTGAATTTAAACCTTAAGCcgcaaataatatatataccataatgtaaattatttacccatattttttgtgttttattctCTATATCTCTCGCTATCTCTCTAATCCAACTGAGATTTTCGTTTTTGAACTGTTGGTTGATTgattggttggttggttagttggtttgtttgttgaattgaacttgattgaattgaattgaaactGAGCCGTACACTTTGTATACCTTAATGCCGATTACCGATTGCCGATTATCAATTGTTGATTACTGTAATTGATTAACGTTAGATTTACCCAATTATCATTTGGGCCCCCAGTTGTCGACACATTATCGATTTTCATTTACCAAGCCACCTGCgatttatgatttttttaatgttagagagcacacacacaaaaaacgcAAGACTTCAAAATAATGAATGGTCACACTCTTCGCCCAACTCATAGATGGTCACACTGGGCTCAAAGTAAAATCTCCAGACTTTGAACCTAAGCATGCTTAGCACACTGCACAGTTTAAGTGCAATTACTTACAAGGACTGCACCCGAATTCACCACAGTCTAACACAATTCACCACACTTGCATATGTCCTAGTCTGTCCGATATCCTTTCTATAAGTAGATAACCATTTAACTAGACATGATCACGATTTTAGTTATataacacacacaaaaataacATATATACTTGAATATACACGTGGCTGTACTGATCCAttccatttcgtttcgttACTTTCCGTTCTATTCCGCTTAGTTCCGTACCATTAATTTTCGTTGGTTGCGGCCAAAGTTAGATGACCTTTCACTTGGAGGGAAAGCAGCCCCTAAGCACTTATAAAACCTTTTGAAAATGATGCAGGGTTTGTTTAGTGGTCACGAAGATACTATCACATCTTTTTAGTAAAGAcaagattaaaataatatagtaTTCAGATCACTACAAACTAATTACAAACCCTGTGTCTCACATAATTTTGCTATTACCTTTCCTTCTAGTTCCCTTATAGAGTGTGCCAGACAACCAAAACCGAGTTACCAACAATAGACCAATAAAGATTACTTAGTGTTGATTTTGAGTTTGCTTGTGTAGAGTTACTTGTTTAGCAAAGAATTAAACGCAAATTGTAGTTGTAGTTTATTAATTAAGAAACCAAAGGAaagtattaaataaaatgagacAAACAGATAATTATACCGTACACTTAGAGGTAAAATTCCCACTTAGAAACCCCATTAATATAGTCGTAAGCTAACTACCAAAACTGCtggaattttcatttcaatatcTATAAGCAATTGCTAAAAGTCTGGCTTTTCCGCCCATCTTTTCCCCATCTCTCGCTCTTTATCTATTTCTAATTTACTCATTTTCAGCCTGTCTCTATCTCTGTTTACCTTCTTTAAGCCTTTGATATcgagccaaaaaaaaaaaaaaaaaaaaaaaaaaaaatagtataGAGTATAGTAAACTGTTTGAGTAGGATGCTCAATATTGATCCTATTCCGATTATATTCACTGGTTCTTAGTGGTAGCGCCACATGCTGCATGCTGTTACATGTAATTATCCCTTACTCCTATATCTCCCATTTCCCAACTGACAAACATTCACCCTATAAAGCTACAAAATCTCTATAAACACATCGACCAACGTATTGTAAGAGCGACTGTACCAAAAATCTCTACTTAAATCTATTTATTACTTTTCACGGAATAATAAACGGGTTGCCCTCAGAGAATCCTCTGATATAACCCATTTAAAAacgtaataaatatttgttttaaatactttttttttatattcaaaCCACTTCTATAGAGAAGTACACACACTCGGACACCCAACACTGTACCTAACTTTATTCATTTAGCGTTTGTATTAGTGCAATTTGGGGTTGCTCAGGAGAACAACTCTCGTCAATATAAACCATAATTATGCATAGAACCAATGCGTCTCCGTATCCAAAATTCAAACAATCTAGTATACGACCATCTCACAAGTGCTAATTGGAAACGTCCTTtatcaaacaaaaaaacttaaaaataacatttaatatggaagaaaaattattttttacaataaaaaatagCAAGTAAAACAAACTAATTACCAAACtttcatttgattttgctGCATTCTCTTTCTGTCTCTAACTCAATCGGTCTGAGTCCCTCCGTtgaattcctttaagtttttAGTTCTGCCATTCCATTTGATTTAATATTGCGTTTGGTTTAATTTCGTTTTAAGTCCTGAGCACTGATTATCGCCAAAAGCACTTGATGCGTGCCGtgtacataaataaatgtcGTTAACTGTACTTGGTGTCCTTGTCTTGCTGCCTGCATCGATTAGATTGGCCCATGCGCTTGCGTAGcatttagcttttgtttgcctgcctgcctgcttGCTTGTGTTCCAATACCGTACCGTACCGTTTCGTTTGGTTGGGTTGGTAACTGTACTATTGACGatacaataaaaaaacaaaatatgaaaacttttCAAGGAATCCGCCAAAAACCTCCCAGTTGCTataatttattacattttactGCCCACGCGTAAATGCTATCTCTGTTCCAACGCTCTCCAACTATCTCTCTCTAACTCCCACTCTGCCTATCAACCAGTCTCTTCCTCTGCTGAACAGCGTTTGTGTGAAAGCTTTTTGGTTTGAACCGCCTTATAATTTGCATTCCGTTACCGTTATTTTAAGTTGCGTTCCGTTTTGCTtgatttcgtttcgtttcgtttccccctttacgTTATGTTCCATTCTTGCGTTCCGTTTTGCAACGGAGCCTTGAAGCCGAAGAAAGAATGAAAGTTGTTTGGCATTGAAGCTTAACTGATTCCATTCTCCGCCCGTATTTCAGTTCTTCGTCCGATTGGACCACATCCGCAAGTGCTTCACCCAGAAGGGTGGCATTTTTGTACTGGAGGAGTACAGTAAGTACTGTATAAGTTGTACTCTTGCGATTGTTTCCAAACCAAAGTCATACCCTTGTATTATCTGCTTTTTCAGATCCCAAGACGCGCAATCTCATTCAACGAAAGTACCAGTCGAGCATGGTAAGTGACTTAACTAAACTACAAATCAACCACTATTCGCCAACACAGCCATCATGCACTTCGCACCACTTGTTCCGAGTTGCATCCCGTTCCGTTCCGGAACTATCGTTAATCGATTAAATGTACATAAACTTGCTTAAGCCTGCCGAGTTATGCAATTTTCTGTACAAATCAAATGTGAGCCCCAAGCCCATctcaatatacatatgtatatcaatATATCTGCATATATGGAGATTTCAGAATTTGTTTACCACTGTATGATATGGCACATTCAATTGCACCGACAGTTTGTATATACGATATTGAGATAATCtctttgattttcgatttttcttttctttccgTTTTCGTTTACCCTTTGGTTATTTGCATTCGTTTTCTGTGAATATATTTCTATGTCAACGACAACTCAACTACTCAACAACAAACAATgcctgcaacaacaacacacaaaACACCAATAACACCACTCATATGTCATCAAACCAAAATATAATACGACCACACACCGCAAAATAACCTTCaccaattaaatttgaaactGAAATCGAAACACCCGAATGTGTAATTGAAACCAAAGGCGTCGGAAATTGTCTTGAGCTTCCATCGCGTTACCTCCGTGCAGTTTGCCTACATCTGTCATCTCAATGGCGAGCGAGGTACAGTCACCA encodes:
- the LOC6619593 gene encoding MAP kinase-activating death domain protein isoform X4 translates to MSDQQKASLCPRLVDYMAIVGAHTTPPMPKGLQGLKAPPVQVPDLLRRYPPSDHADFPLPLDMVYFCQPEGCTSVGPRRTGSAIRDMTSFVFALTDKDSGKTRYGICVNFYRPIERPSSAAGSAGAGNDRPGNGGPGGHGGGAGGGAGGGGRGGRRSSAFRRESWRKSMERSSDSAFSSYGLLTSSSDYRSNVAPSDSDRELTSRRDSDQQRLHSHHSHHQPHHPSASPAVPKLGLMAPSADSESGGSHSPSPRASRKRTKLRNQSLTSLCIISHHPFFTTFRECLFILKKLIDACNESSSPKRVGASQKINRDNVWTVLTGHVSDATPSIVLHDVREIETWILRLLSTPVPVPGSTRVEVEVLSPTVHEPLLFALPDHTRFSLVDFPLHLPLELLGVETCLKVWTLIMQENKVLFQSRDYNALSMSVMAFVTMLYPLEYMFPVIPLLPTCLSCAEQLLLAPTPFVIGVPASFLVYKKNFRLPDDIWVVDLDSTKLTPPTGGYEEIPPLPEPEGTILKNHLKQALTSMTATNTAVSSQQLLPSVRDSLQEPPLLGVSQVRLPLQTPPHSAQASQRNSMSAQGTISSRQPSPMNSPALNPFVYGTDVDSVDVATRVAMVRFFNAQNTLANFAEHTRTLRLYPRPVVAFQINSFLRSRPRASQFLNQFARTQAVEFLAEWSLTPTNVAFLRVQTGVMDPMQVGDKPKWFAHALTPIRFSVWDDGSSLNGALRSLKQLECQPTDESGSDSEGADSSSSSYSSLSDFVSEMASSDLSPSLHDVFGSYNRPHVVPQTLSSNLDPALVYHPPSKLQYPEGIADAVASKEEEDEERADSPVSSSSSRSDLSSPSFNRDSEFDFQPKGGQTLGSTTVGSGAAAPSFELATPLAMRLEATIKMASIEQESDTVSTATAKTIAAGSKLQRHPSDSESRPEKKIPPPLTPPVKQPGVSNILARTGSSGSSSSSPGRQSSQSSLFENFASHAKELVRETTRQSSQEGLLAHVDKHALDEDLDDKMRHTFEKFTLHAKKAAGEASKQALEVSKQAAGVSKNTLEDLTYVGKSTLGDLTKTAKEAATKKGIIKIEEHTAGGAGPPPKSPGSQLATHKQVQQSGGQGGNNFFSAIGTDFNGLASSTSTMFSGMFGKKSQQKQVPVQQKQPNVSAGKAKSGINFDPFPGRKGLVERTPLIKHSGPRQTQEELTRQQNQERSHSNAENQTFLKDVTNQVLAGEGVGWLKLNRFKKLMEDESYRTLVLSKLNKTLDKKIAPDDHIDDVCVTKPVWKGMLKCIQAIAGGLDVTFANFGLGGMASVFQLMEVAHTHYWSKEINEGSDMSSSLLSSHAASPMGSRENLRSPSSPNGSHSALGSEWASPQESRKSSTQLAHGGPGGSHSGAPINRRLSSADSQDGQSTTEMFKDMLSQKRSALKNMLTSFDSDAAGSTGALSVVSLGVRLPSSCRSTVSDTEYENTTTSKDSKKSSGNLWSGKSTLSAGFRYTGGHLINTSSSPSPDSPRVYLFEGLLGKDRLNLWNQMQFWEDAFLDAVSQERDMIGMDQGPIEMMERYKSLSESERKRLEHDEDRLLSTMLYNLTAILVMLNVAKDEIRRKIRRLLGKSHIGLVYSQEVHNVVDQINNLNGNDIDLKPLGSRLLHRQSFTVHQGTDVNGPLRFMEVRDDGLVLRSVDGTIVERWWYERLVNMTYSPKTKLLCLWRRNGGQTQLHKYYTRKCKELYNCIKEAMERGGTPTNVPELGGEFPVQDMNTGEGGLLQVCLEGVGLLFSNSKDFEFFVRLDHIRKCFTQKGGIFVLEEYNPKTRNLIQRKYQSSMSDQICYSVLCVFSYVAAGQDQKKNPVVITPQIQDIHAQQKQKHQQQQQHQQPQQQQQPHQPTTQQHQPTAVASAVPTTTVPAGQVNPNRMTGKSQAGSISIRHTVPMQKPTITMSTVQPQARMPAQVATASVTGPVTVPVLPTPAPPTSNPVKLPQLPPRVPSQPSTESLASISSPPPKLRTPMSAPPGPPPAIPPRTGAISRSGSVPAARSFVRQASANSTPPQYTPQPPPPFVIPKRHSGLARASTLSSSTSASMSSSSASNHPGHSQSQQRASHGSVAAVLQSMPEAEPGYGSGSGSISGSSSGSGSASGSIASASPQAHRKH